From the genome of Treponema denticola:
GAATAGGTTCCGCTTATAAGACCTACAATTAAGGCTAAGGCAAAATCTTTCATCGAATCGGTGGTAAACAAATAAAGTGCTACAACTGCAACCATCGTTGTAAGGGTTGTAATAATTGTTCGTGTAAATACCTCAGTCAGGGCTTTGTCCAAAATTTCGTTGCATTCCAGCTTCGGTTCAAGATGAATCTTTTCGCGGATACGGTCAAAGATAACGATTGTGTCGTTTATAGAATAACCTATAATCGTAAGAATGGCGGCTATCGTCGTAGAATTAAATTCCATCTGTGTCCACGAAATAAACATAATCATTACGAGCGTATCGTGAAGCAGAGCAATAATTGCCGCAAGCGAAAAATTCCACTGAAAGCGGAACATTGCATAAACAAAGATTAAAACCAAGGCACCGCCTACCAGCAATATTGCCTGTTGTGCCAACGAAGAAGAAAAACGTGAACCTACAAAGTCCGTACTTATAACTGCAATGTTTTCGGTACCGTAGGCTGCATTTAAGGCAGAGTTTATAATCGAGCGTAATTCTTTGTTTGCATCTTCATATTTTCCGTCATCGGCTAGTCTTATCTGAAAATATCTGTCTTCAGGAACACCTAATTGCTGAACCGAAACTGATGGTATTGAAGAAAGAGCATGACGAACTTCATCGGTACTTATCGGTTTAAGACCTTTTTCTAAATAATGAAGTCTAAACACATTAGACGAAAGACGTGAAGAAGATTCCGAATTGGAAAACAAGTTTTTAAGAAGCACATTTCCCGAAGCGGAAACTTTTACTTTTAAGCCGTTAATAGAAGCAAGGCCGTCAGCAAAGTCTTTAAGAGAAGGATTATCGGCAAACTTAAAGACATAAGATTTGTTTTCTCCATCCAGAGAGGTGGTAGTAATCGAAATGTCGGATATACCTTGCGAAAAAGAAACCGTTAAAGGTCCTTCATAGGAAAGCTCTACTGCCGTAGGAGCTATTTTTACTTTTTCTATAAAACCTGCCTGAAAGTCAATACCGAAATTTATTCCTTTAGTAAAGTAGCCTACTATTCCAAAAATCATGAGCCCTATACTGAAAATAATGCACGGAACGAAAAATTTCGAAAAACTAATTATTTTTTTCATTTTCTAACTTCCTCCAGCTGATATGAATCTTATTTAATTTTAGAGTTTGAGTTCCGAAATCGAATATTAAGCGTGAAACAAACAAGGCGGTAAATACGGAGGACACAACACCTATAGCCAAACTATATGCAAAACCTTTAATCGGGCCTGTTCCAAGGATGGATAGGAAGAAGGCAGCTATAAAAGTAGTGATATTTGAGTCCATAATGGCGGAAAATGCGTGGTCAAAGCCTGCATTAACAGCAGCTTCCCTTGTCTTACCTAATTTTAGTTCTTCTTTTATTCTTTCAAAAACTACAACGTTAGCATCTACAGCCATACCGATAGTTAAAATCATACCGGCAATACTGGGCAATGTAAGAGTTAAATTAAAGGCTGAAAGAACACTGAACATTATATAAAGGTTTAAAATTTGAGCAATACAAGCATTGATTCCAGCTTCCTTATAGAATACCAGCATAAAAACCAAGACGGCAATTAAGCCCCACTGTAAGGCCTTAATACCTTCATTGATTTTTTCGTCTCCTAGGCTGGCACCTACAACCTGCTGTGTTTCAAGCTGCAGCGGAACATTTAACCATGCAGTTCTTAAAACGGTTTTAAGATTGTTTGCCTCTGTTGCAGACATTCCGCTTATACTTCCTGCCCCCCCTGTAATAGGCTCCTTAAGGTTAGGGGCCGACTTTATCTTATTGTCCGAAACTATGGCAAGCCTTTTTCCGACATTATTTGTAGTTAATTCTGCAAATATCTTTGCTCCTTCAGCATCAAGAGAAAAATTGACAAGGGGATTATTGGACCTTTGATCTGCGGTAGTGTCTACGCTTACCAAGTGCTTCCCTTCAAGGCCTGCTTGTTTTTTTACGACAAGGAAGGGCTCTCTATCATCTCTTTCATCTATACCGTAGGCATCTTTGTGATATACCCCCAGTACCATACAGTCTTCCGGAATAATTTCTGGGTTTAAAAGATTGTATTCTGCATCAAAGGTTTTCCCCGGATTATTTCGGTAATATTCCCTAAAGGCCTGAGTAGCTTCATCATCCACTATATGGAAAGCTAAGATACCCCGCCCCATAATAATAGAATTTATCTTATCTGCATCGGCAGCTCCCGGTATCTCAATATAGATTCTATCTTCACCCTGACGGCGGATAACGGGATCCGTAAGACCGAACTTGTCTATTCGGCTTCGAAGCGTATCCATGGCCAAAGTCATGGCAGCCTTCTTTGAATCTGCTATTGTCTCATTGCTCGCTCCATCGGCAGAAATTGCAGAATCCAAGTCGGCTTTGATAATAACCAACATACCGCCTGAAAGGTCAAGTCCAAGCTTAACGGCATTTGTTTGGTAATTTTTTATACCTAAAATGGAATCCCTATATGCAGTTTCTAAAATAGGCTGAGCTGCCGTGATAAACTTTTCCTTGGAGGAAAGCTTAAAACTTGCAACAACCTCTTGAGCCGTCCACTGAGAAGGAAGCTCCATACCCAAAGCCTTTCGGCGGGACTTAGCTTCTTTAATGATGGGATCATATTTTTCCGGAAGAGTCTCTGTTGAATTTGAAGCAGCCATTTCTATAAGCCGATCAACATCAGCCCTAGCCATATTCTCGGAATAATCTTTAATCTTTTCTCTGGATGCCAATGCCAAAGCTTTATCTTCTTTATCCGTCCAAAAATACCATCTAAGGGTAGGATGTAAAAAAACAAAACACAAGGCAATAACAAGAAGGACAATGATAAATCTAACTCTTTTACTCATTATTTATCTCCAAATAGCTGCGGTTTTAATACTAAAACCGCAGATTGTTTTATTTTGACTCGTTTTGTGAAACTGTGCCGCCGTTTTCGGAATCGTTGGATTTTTTTCCGAATAGAGATTTTTTCTTTTCACCCTCTCCGGCAAAATCAGGCTTAGGAGGCTCATCTTTTAAAACGGCACCTACAGCGGAGCGGTTGATTTCAATTTTGCAGTTATCATCAACTTTTATGATAATTGTCTTTTCTTTTGTAGAACTTACAACACCGTGAATACCGCCGATGGTGATGATCTTATCACCCTTCTGAAGCTGAGAAATCATCTTTTCGGTTTTTTGCTGTTCCTTTTTTTGCGGGCGGATAAGCAAAAAATAAAAAATAACGAATACCAAGAGCATTGGTATTAAAAAACCGAAGGAACCGAAAGCGCCCGGAGCGGCTCCTTGCAATAAAGGCATAAAATTCATAAAAGCCATCCTTTTTAAAGTAATTTAAAATATAAATATAGGGAAATACAATACCATATTTTTACATATTCAGTCAATAAGAGGTAAGCCTTTAAAAAAGAGTTTTTTATACTTAAATTTTACAAAAATATTTTCAAAATTTTACTAAAAATTGCATTTATAAGCCTATAATTAGGTGAAAGCAAGGCAACGGCGCCGTAACTAAGCTTAGTAATATGGATGGACAAGTGTTCAAGTTGAAGTTATTTTTTTGATTTTCGGAGGTATAAAATGAAGTCATTAAACTCGCTTATCATTGAAGGAAACATGGTTAGGGAACCGGTAGTAAAAACTACGGCAAACGGAACAACTTTATGTACTTTTTCTATTGCATCAAATAGGAACTACAAAAAAGATGATAACTTTGTACAGGAAACTTCCTATTTTGATATAGAAACATGGGCAAACCTTGCAAAGTTGTGTGAACAAAATGGAGCAAAGGGCAGAGGCGTACGTGTCGTAGGCAGAATCAAACAGGATAGATGGGTAGGTACTGACGGAAAAAACTACAGCAAGGTAAAGGTTGTTGCAGAACATGTAGAGTTTAAGCCTATCTTTAAAAATGCGGGCGAAAAAACACAGGCAAAGGGGGAAGTTCTTATTGAAGAAAAAGTAATGGCATTTTAAATAATTATGCTGTCAAGGCCTAAGACGATTTTTTTACCTAAAATCTCCTTTACAGGTTATTCTCACATCGGGCCTTGATAGCGTCTTTATTCTGCATATAGTTTTTTTACGATAAAAAGACCTAATTGACGGGGTAAAATTCTATATAAAAGAAGCAAGAAGGAGTAAGTCCAATTATAAGGATAAAAGAATTTAATCTTCTTCTTTTCGGCAAGGGAGACAACGAATTTTCCTAAGCTTTCAGGGCTCATCCCCTTTTGCTCGTCTTTTTCCATTTTAGAAACGCTTTTTGAAATTCTTCCATTATAGGCATCATCTCCCAGATTTGACTTATTTCTTGCAGCCGTAAAGGGAGTGGCAACATCTCCGGGCATGATTAGGGCACAGTCCACACCGAAGGGCTGAAGCTCCGCTCTAAAAGCTTCTAAGAGCTTGCCGAGTGCAGCCTTTGATGCCGAATAAAAACCCTGAAAGGGAATGGCGATTTCTCCGGCTATAGAGCTGATCACAAATATCTTTCCGAAAGACTGGGGTCTCATATACGAGGCGGCTGCCCTTATAAATAAAAAAGCTCCGAAAAAGTTTACATCCATTTGTCTTTTTGCTTCTTCAAGGCTTGTAAATTCTACAGCGCCTGAAATACCGAACCCCGCTGCACAGACGGCTAAATCAATCCGCCCTTCTTTTTTCCAAATATCGGAAAAGGCTTTTGTAAGATTTTCTTCATCCGTAATATCAAGGCTGATATGCTTACTTTTTTCTTGAGGCAAACTTAAAAATTCTCTGCGGCTCATGGTGTAAACAAAATAATCTTTTAGAACCAAGGCCTTTGTAATTTCAAGACCTATACCGCTTGAGCCTCCCGCTACTACCGCTATTTTTCTCATAATTATACCCCGTTTCAGCTAAATTAAAGTCTTCATCATTATAGATAAAATTCTTTTTTTTCTTCTATCGGAAAATTTAGAAATATCATGGAAATCAATTTTGTAATATTTTTTTGATAAAAGATATATCCATGAGAGCTTTAAACATAATGTGTGACAAAGAAGATTTAGGTGCATTTTTTTGTTTGTATCGCGAGACCAAATTTAACGCCACTTTCCGTCCTATGTTCAAGGCTTGTTGTAGATTTTTATCTAAAAGCCGACAAAAGTCTTCTCTAAAATGAACATCTAATAACCAATGCATGGTTTCTACAACCCATTCTTTTCTTGCTATATCCAATAGCTGTTGAGCTGTAAGTTTTCTGCTCGAAATATAATAATGCCATTCATCACTCTTTCCTTTCTTACTCTTAAACTCTGAATGAATAGCTCCAATACAGCTTAACCCCTCCCATTCATCCGTATTATCCATCCAACCTAAATTAGTTGTGCAGAAGGCTGTTCGCTTTTCAACTCTTTCACGATTTTTTTTCACTTTTACAAGCCGTGTCCATTTGTTTTCTTAGAATTTCATCTTGAACATATTCTTCAATATCCGCTTTTAATAAAGGCTGGTTCCCTTTTACCGACAATAAATAGTCCCCTTTTCCTTCTTTTATGATTTTTGCCGTTTCTTTTTGACAATTTAAGGCATCTGCAACGATTATATGCCCTTTTATATTAAGAGTTTTTATAAGAGATTGAACCGTAGGTATCTCATTTGTCTTTCCTTTAACACACTTTTGTGCCAATGTTATACCAATTCTGCAACTTGTGCAGAGACTATGTGCAGCGGACTTTCATAGCTGCTCATTTTATCTGTTGAACGGATAGTTTTCCGTCTATCGCTATTGTAAGAGGCTTTTCTGTACCGTATTCTTTGATAAGAGCTTCAGCCATATTCATAAAACATTCGTTTAATGAGTCTATGTTTATCAATTTAAGTAGACAGGTTAGCCAATAATAGCAAGGTATCTTTTATGCCAGATTCTTTATTGAGCCTATCTTTTATAATGTCGGCAGTTGCCCATTCGTGTATTTCTCTAATGTTTTTACGGTACAAAGTCCAAGTAGTAATATTTTTAAAGCTTCATTTACGCTGTAAAAATATCCGTCGTAATTGCTTATTATTTTGATGTCGTTAAAGTAATCAAATATATTTTCTATTTCCATACCTACATTATCGGCAGTTTTTAGTAAAATTGATTTCCGTGTAGAAATATACACGATACTTGAAAATTTATAAATCTTCATATATACTTGGACGGTGTAAATTAACCTAAGGAGTTTAAAATGATTTCACGAAATGCAGCTTTTAGAGAATCTAATTTACCTCTCCCTTCAAAACAAACAGGAAAGGTAAGGGATTGGTACTCTCCCGAAGAAGGGAAACGCTTGATTGTAACCACAGACAGAATTTCTGCCTTTGACAGGGTTCTTACAGCCCTTCCATACAAGGGGCAGGTTTTAAACCAGCTTTCTCTTTGGTGGTTTGAAAATACCAAGGACATAATCAAAAATCACATAATATCTTGTCCTGATCCTAACTGCATTATCGTAACTGAAGTAAAACCGCTTCCGATAGAGGTCATAGTAAGGGGGTATATTACAGGCGTAACATCTACAGCCCTTTGGTACAGATATTCTTTAGGTGAAAGAAATATATACGGATATGATTTTCCTGAAGGCTTGAAAAAAAATCAGGCACTTCCTAAGCCGATTATAACGCCTACCACAAAGGGCGGCCCTACAGGTCATGACGAAAGACTTACCTGCGATGAGGTTGTTTCGCAAGGTTATCTGTCAAAAGAAGAATGGGACTTTGTACAAAAAGCGGCCCTTGCCCTTTTTGCACGCGGCCAAAAAAGTGCAAAAGAAGCGGGCTTGATTTTAGTAGATACAAAATACGAATTCGGTGTAGATAAGGATAATAATATTCTTTTAATAGATGAGGTTCATACCCCCGATTCTTCACGCTATTGGAAACTCGATACTTACGAACAAAGATTAAAGGAAGGGAAGGAGCCGGAAAACTTTGACAAGGAATTTGTGAGAATGGCCTATGCAGCAAAAGGCTACCGAGGCGACGGAGAAATCCCAGAACTCGATGAAAATGTCTGGAATGAGGCTATTCAGCTTTATATTACTGCTTACGAAAAACTGACAAAATCTAAATTTGTTCCGGGAGAATATCCGGTTGAAGAGCGCATAGTAAAGAACTTAAAAAAGGCAGGCTTAATGTGAAACCTCTTGTAATAATACTTATGGGTTCATCTTCAGATATGGGCCATGCAGAAAAAATAGCTTCGGAGTTAAAGAGCTTTGGAATCGAGTATGCTATAAGAATAGGCTCGGCTCATAAAACGGCGGAGCATGTTATTTCTATTCTAAAAGAATATGAAGCTCTTAATAGGCCGAAACTTTATATCACTATTGCAGGAAGGAGCAATGCTCTTTCAGGCTTTGTGGACGGTTTTGTAAAAGGTGCGACGATTGCCTGTCCTCCTCACTCCGACAGCTTTGGAGGAGCAGATATTTATTCTTCTCTTAGGATGCCCTCGGGTATTTCTCCGGCCTTGGTGTTGGAGCCTAAAAATGCGGCTCTCCTTGCTGCAAGAATTTTTTCACTTTATGATAAGGAAATAGCGGCTTCAGTTAAATCTTATATGGAATCAAATGCTCAAAAAATAATTGAAGACGATTCAAAACTAAAATTACAATAACGGCAGTTTTATTCACAATAAATAAACTGTCCAAAAAAAATTATGACGGAATTAAAATGCACAAACGATTGTTTTTAACGGCCCTATTATGCTTATTTTTTCTAATTAATATTTATACTCAAGATATGGATAATATATTCGATGATTATCAAGTTACCGTATCTTATCAAATTGAAAATGTAGAATATATAATAAACGGTTTTACAAAAGAAGCTCCTTTAGCAGATAAAATACAGGTAGACAAAAAAAGAATATTTTATTCGCAAGAAGAATTCGAAGCATATATTTCAGAGCTTAATACTGAATTCCATAACATGAGGACAATTGAAAGCCATGAAATTAGTTTTGAATTTTTAGAACCGAAAAACAATATTATTCCTGTAAAGCTTAAAATATATGTTAAAGATACATGGAATGTTATAGCCCTCCCCTACCCTAGTTTCGATTCAAACAAGGGGTTTGAATTTAAACTAAAATTAAAAGATTTTAATTTTTTAGGCAGACTCGAACCTTTCACTATTGATTTAATATATAATAAAGATAACAATGATAAATCATCTTTTTCATTAGGCACAAAGTTTGCATTACCCTTTTATGTCAATCCCGTTAAACTTGTATTGTTTAATGAAGCCGGTTTGAGTATAAATCAGGACAAAGAATTCGGTTTAAATATTGAAACAGGCTTAAGTGCTTCATATAAGTTTGGCCTTGATTGGCTCACTTTAACGGCAGGCATCACACAAAGTATAAATGTATCAGCTTCTCCATCGGAAAAGGATTATTATCTTAAAAACGGATTTTATACATCGCTGACATTTGACATATATAAAAATCAAACATTGGGCACAATCAAATGGACTCCTTATTTTGGTATAGACGGTAATTGGAAATTTACAAAAATTACCAAGGAAAATAAAAAAGGCTTAAACATTAATTGGTCGCATAGCTTTGGAATGGGCAAGGTAAACTGGATAAATAATTTTAGACAAGGCTTTACGGTAAATCTTGATAATAGCTATAAATATAACACTTATAAAAAAGGTAATGTAGATATTTCTTTTAATTTGGAAACAAAGGGCTTCTATTCTTTTTTAGACCGAATAGGTTTATACGGAAGGTTCGATTTTTTTTATAATCTATTCGGAAAAACATCAAGCGAACATACCGGAAAAATTTTGCGCGGTATTTTAAATAACCGAATTGAAACGGATACGGCCTTTAGTTTTAATTTTGATGTACCTATAAAAATAGGCGTTTTTAAATGGGAAGAAATTACCGGTGTTGAATGGACCCGTTTTTTCGGCTTTGAGCTGCACATAGTACCGTTTTTTGATATGGCCTTGGTTCATGATAAAAATACCAATACCTATTACAATCCGAAATACGGCTGGTATTCGGGCGGTTTAGAAATAATAATGTATCCGATCAAAATGCGAAGTATTTATACACGCATAAGTTACGGACATGATTTAAGAGAAATAAACAATAAAGACGGTTATGCAAAACGTGACGGCAAACCTGTTTCCGAAATTTTTATCGGGATAGGTTTGCATTATTAAAACGGAGGCAGGATGCGGTTTAGTTCCCATTACAAGATGGAAGGCGATGATATAATCGATTATGTCTTTGAGCACAGTAATTTTTTTGATTCGAATGAAAATTTAGTTTGCGAGGAAATAGGGGACGGAAATATAAATTATGTCTACCGCATTTTTGACACGAACACAAAAAAATCTCTTATTTTAAAACAAGCTGATGTTCAAACGAGGGTGCGCCCCGACGGATATTTAAATCCGGATAGGAGCATCCGTGAAGCCGAAGTTTTAAAACTGTATAACGAATGTGCTCCCGGTTTTTCTCCGAAAATAATTTATGCCGATCCGGTTATGGCTGCAATCATAATGGAAGACATCGGTTCTTATTCTAATTTAAGAATGGAATTAATGGCCGGAAAAATATTTTACGGAATTGAAGAACTGATTGCTCGGTTTATTGTGGACACAAGCCTGCCTTCCACAGATTTGGTTTTAGCTTATCAAAAAAAATTCCAAGCCGCAGCCAAATTTTATAATCCCGATCTTTGTAAAATTACTGAAGACTTGGTTTTTACTCATCCTTATAAGGATGTAAGGCAAAGAAATATTTTGCTCCCCGAAAATGCAGACTGGCTTAAAAAAAAGTTTTATGAAGATTTAAACCTTATTGCAAGGGTTGCTGCCTTAAAAGAAAAATTCAATAACTATCCTCAAGGGCTTATTCACGGGGATCTGCATTCGGGTTCTATCTTTGTAAAAAATGAAAATGAAGAAACAAAGATAAAAATAATCGATCCCGAATTCGCCTTTTACGGCCCAATAGCCTATGACCTTGGAAATGTCCTTGCTCATTTTATTTTTGCTCAAGGCTATGCAAAATATTCGCCTCTTTTTGTTGATGAAGAAAAGCAAAGAACGGACTTTTTATCTTGGCTTGAAGACGCAAAAAACAATCTATTTAAATTCTTCCATGTTTTTGCAAAAGATTTTCTTATTAAAAATATAAAAGATCCGGTTTATCAAAACGAAATTTTTATTGACAACTATATCGAAAAAATAAAAATCGATGCCGTTTCTTTTTGCGGCACCGAGTTAAACAGAAGGATAATCGGTTCTGCAAAAACAGCTGAAATTACAAGCATAAAAAAAATCGAAAACCGTATTGCCCTTGAAAGGGATTTAGCAGAACAGGGATGTGCCATGATTTTAAACCCAGAAAAAATTTTAAGAGGACTTTAAGCTTGATGAAGGTGCTTGTTGGTTTGAGCGGAGGGGTTGATTCCGCTGTTGCAGCAAAACTATTGATAGATC
Proteins encoded in this window:
- the secF gene encoding protein translocase subunit SecF, giving the protein MKKIISFSKFFVPCIIFSIGLMIFGIVGYFTKGINFGIDFQAGFIEKVKIAPTAVELSYEGPLTVSFSQGISDISITTTSLDGENKSYVFKFADNPSLKDFADGLASINGLKVKVSASGNVLLKNLFSNSESSSRLSSNVFRLHYLEKGLKPISTDEVRHALSSIPSVSVQQLGVPEDRYFQIRLADDGKYEDANKELRSIINSALNAAYGTENIAVISTDFVGSRFSSSLAQQAILLVGGALVLIFVYAMFRFQWNFSLAAIIALLHDTLVMIMFISWTQMEFNSTTIAAILTIIGYSINDTIVIFDRIREKIHLEPKLECNEILDKALTEVFTRTIITTLTTMVAVVALYLFTTDSMKDFALALIVGLISGTYSSIYIASYFIALTSKGKKAGEMITRGKRAPGELSGAVI
- the secD gene encoding protein translocase subunit SecD; translation: MSKRVRFIIVLLVIALCFVFLHPTLRWYFWTDKEDKALALASREKIKDYSENMARADVDRLIEMAASNSTETLPEKYDPIIKEAKSRRKALGMELPSQWTAQEVVASFKLSSKEKFITAAQPILETAYRDSILGIKNYQTNAVKLGLDLSGGMLVIIKADLDSAISADGASNETIADSKKAAMTLAMDTLRSRIDKFGLTDPVIRRQGEDRIYIEIPGAADADKINSIIMGRGILAFHIVDDEATQAFREYYRNNPGKTFDAEYNLLNPEIIPEDCMVLGVYHKDAYGIDERDDREPFLVVKKQAGLEGKHLVSVDTTADQRSNNPLVNFSLDAEGAKIFAELTTNNVGKRLAIVSDNKIKSAPNLKEPITGGAGSISGMSATEANNLKTVLRTAWLNVPLQLETQQVVGASLGDEKINEGIKALQWGLIAVLVFMLVFYKEAGINACIAQILNLYIMFSVLSAFNLTLTLPSIAGMILTIGMAVDANVVVFERIKEELKLGKTREAAVNAGFDHAFSAIMDSNITTFIAAFFLSILGTGPIKGFAYSLAIGVVSSVFTALFVSRLIFDFGTQTLKLNKIHISWRKLENEKNN
- the yajC gene encoding preprotein translocase subunit YajC, whose product is MNFMPLLQGAAPGAFGSFGFLIPMLLVFVIFYFLLIRPQKKEQQKTEKMISQLQKGDKIITIGGIHGVVSSTKEKTIIIKVDDNCKIEINRSAVGAVLKDEPPKPDFAGEGEKKKSLFGKKSNDSENGGTVSQNESK
- a CDS encoding single-stranded DNA-binding protein encodes the protein MKSLNSLIIEGNMVREPVVKTTANGTTLCTFSIASNRNYKKDDNFVQETSYFDIETWANLAKLCEQNGAKGRGVRVVGRIKQDRWVGTDGKNYSKVKVVAEHVEFKPIFKNAGEKTQAKGEVLIEEKVMAF
- a CDS encoding SDR family NAD(P)-dependent oxidoreductase, which produces MRKIAVVAGGSSGIGLEITKALVLKDYFVYTMSRREFLSLPQEKSKHISLDITDEENLTKAFSDIWKKEGRIDLAVCAAGFGISGAVEFTSLEEAKRQMDVNFFGAFLFIRAAASYMRPQSFGKIFVISSIAGEIAIPFQGFYSASKAALGKLLEAFRAELQPFGVDCALIMPGDVATPFTAARNKSNLGDDAYNGRISKSVSKMEKDEQKGMSPESLGKFVVSLAEKKKIKFFYPYNWTYSFLLLLYRILPRQLGLFIVKKLYAE
- a CDS encoding phosphoribosylaminoimidazolesuccinocarboxamide synthase; the encoded protein is MISRNAAFRESNLPLPSKQTGKVRDWYSPEEGKRLIVTTDRISAFDRVLTALPYKGQVLNQLSLWWFENTKDIIKNHIISCPDPNCIIVTEVKPLPIEVIVRGYITGVTSTALWYRYSLGERNIYGYDFPEGLKKNQALPKPIITPTTKGGPTGHDERLTCDEVVSQGYLSKEEWDFVQKAALALFARGQKSAKEAGLILVDTKYEFGVDKDNNILLIDEVHTPDSSRYWKLDTYEQRLKEGKEPENFDKEFVRMAYAAKGYRGDGEIPELDENVWNEAIQLYITAYEKLTKSKFVPGEYPVEERIVKNLKKAGLM
- the purE gene encoding phosphoribosylaminoimidazole carboxylase, producing MKPLVIILMGSSSDMGHAEKIASELKSFGIEYAIRIGSAHKTAEHVISILKEYEALNRPKLYITIAGRSNALSGFVDGFVKGATIACPPHSDSFGGADIYSSLRMPSGISPALVLEPKNAALLAARIFSLYDKEIAASVKSYMESNAQKIIEDDSKLKLQ
- the mtnK gene encoding S-methyl-5-thioribose kinase — encoded protein: MRFSSHYKMEGDDIIDYVFEHSNFFDSNENLVCEEIGDGNINYVYRIFDTNTKKSLILKQADVQTRVRPDGYLNPDRSIREAEVLKLYNECAPGFSPKIIYADPVMAAIIMEDIGSYSNLRMELMAGKIFYGIEELIARFIVDTSLPSTDLVLAYQKKFQAAAKFYNPDLCKITEDLVFTHPYKDVRQRNILLPENADWLKKKFYEDLNLIARVAALKEKFNNYPQGLIHGDLHSGSIFVKNENEETKIKIIDPEFAFYGPIAYDLGNVLAHFIFAQGYAKYSPLFVDEEKQRTDFLSWLEDAKNNLFKFFHVFAKDFLIKNIKDPVYQNEIFIDNYIEKIKIDAVSFCGTELNRRIIGSAKTAEITSIKKIENRIALERDLAEQGCAMILNPEKILRGL